In the genome of Eggerthella sp. YY7918, one region contains:
- a CDS encoding SDR family NAD(P)-dependent oxidoreductase, with protein MKLEGKVAVIPGGTAGIGKEIALAYAREGADVVVMSRKQEHVDKTVAQLKEEGCANPSGYAVDISNEAAVIDVFKAVHDAYGHIDVMLNATGIYPNTAFVETSGEELMAVLTVNVAGPFYCAREAAKYMIPQHEGRIIFLTSGQALKGVALMAHYSASKGALVSLARAMAAELSPLGITVNTIACGLTATDNVTDNMPPALLENEPKSFPVQRIARPEEYNGVAVLLASDEGSYITAETIAVDGGTSNASVPNR; from the coding sequence ATGAAGCTTGAAGGTAAGGTCGCAGTTATTCCTGGAGGTACCGCGGGCATCGGTAAAGAGATCGCGCTTGCGTATGCACGCGAGGGTGCCGATGTGGTGGTTATGAGCCGCAAGCAGGAGCATGTGGACAAGACGGTCGCCCAGCTGAAAGAGGAAGGGTGCGCGAATCCGTCCGGCTATGCGGTTGATATCTCAAACGAGGCCGCCGTGATCGACGTGTTCAAAGCGGTGCACGATGCCTATGGACATATTGACGTGATGCTCAACGCGACGGGCATTTATCCCAACACAGCATTCGTGGAAACTTCTGGCGAAGAGCTTATGGCTGTGCTCACGGTGAATGTGGCGGGTCCTTTCTACTGCGCCCGCGAAGCGGCAAAGTACATGATTCCGCAGCATGAGGGTCGCATCATCTTCCTGACCTCTGGTCAGGCGCTCAAGGGCGTCGCACTCATGGCGCACTACTCGGCTTCGAAGGGCGCGCTCGTGTCCTTGGCGCGCGCTATGGCGGCCGAACTGAGCCCCCTTGGCATTACGGTGAATACCATCGCGTGTGGTCTGACGGCTACCGACAACGTAACCGACAATATGCCGCCGGCGCTTCTTGAAAACGAACCGAAGAGCTTCCCGGTTCAGCGCATCGCCCGCCCCGAGGAATACAACGGCGTTGCGGTATTGCTCGCATCCGATGAGGGTTCCTACATTACGGCCGAAACAATTGCCGTTGATGGCGGTACCTCCAACGCAAGCGTGCCGAATCGCTAA
- a CDS encoding ATP-binding cassette domain-containing protein, which translates to MSGSAAHTSAWRSLGGRVAVGIVWVAVWFVAANTLGNPILLAGPVDTLLALGRCFVDAKFWAAIGQSGMAFASVAALSAAVGVAAGLLSARCAVLDSLFAPVVHVMKSAPVACVVVILLVVFGSQGAVRAIVAFVALPPFYVAAREAFSQRPRDTEQALRCLGVSEAGVFLSATWPACLPFFRTAAKTSIALSWRAGVTGELLSVPLGSIGAAVYASKLTLDTPSLLAWTGAIMVCGWACERIAVALLDLTEASPRLALHLARDRNKTTQALASVPNGAVCERALSVGPLISLEGVSKSYGAQRVLNDASLRLDAGSRVCLMAPTGSGKTTLLRIVLGIEQPDGGIVVRKGSCAPVLQQATLVEQLSARDNVLLCASAAHAAHSVAAELEDLLPYGCAEKRAEKLSGGTRRLVEIARALYAPGDMVVLDEPFAGLDVCTRERACAFIMRHLAGRALVVATHDVSDARLLNASVVNF; encoded by the coding sequence ATGTCGGGCAGCGCTGCTCACACTTCGGCTTGGCGCTCCTTGGGTGGGCGCGTTGCGGTCGGCATAGTTTGGGTTGCCGTGTGGTTTGTTGCGGCGAACACTCTCGGCAATCCTATTCTTCTGGCCGGGCCTGTCGACACCTTGCTTGCATTGGGCCGCTGTTTCGTCGATGCGAAGTTCTGGGCGGCTATCGGGCAGTCGGGGATGGCATTTGCCTCGGTCGCCGCACTTTCTGCGGCGGTTGGCGTGGCGGCAGGTCTTCTTTCGGCGCGTTGTGCGGTTCTTGACAGTCTTTTTGCGCCCGTTGTTCACGTGATGAAGAGCGCGCCCGTTGCGTGCGTGGTGGTTATCCTTTTGGTGGTCTTTGGTTCTCAGGGGGCGGTGCGGGCTATTGTGGCCTTCGTTGCGCTGCCTCCGTTTTACGTTGCCGCGCGAGAGGCTTTTTCGCAGCGACCCCGTGATACCGAGCAGGCATTGAGGTGTTTGGGCGTGTCCGAGGCAGGTGTATTTTTGTCTGCCACCTGGCCCGCGTGCCTGCCCTTCTTTCGCACTGCGGCAAAAACCTCTATTGCGCTTTCGTGGCGAGCGGGGGTTACCGGCGAGCTTTTGAGCGTGCCTTTGGGATCCATCGGCGCTGCGGTGTATGCGAGCAAGCTCACGCTTGATACGCCGAGTTTGCTCGCGTGGACCGGTGCGATCATGGTGTGCGGATGGGCGTGCGAAAGGATAGCCGTGGCGCTGCTGGACCTGACCGAGGCGAGTCCGCGCTTGGCGCTGCATCTGGCGCGCGACCGGAACAAAACTACTCAAGCGCTCGCTTCGGTGCCGAACGGTGCCGTTTGCGAGCGTGCCCTCTCGGTCGGACCCCTTATCAGTCTTGAAGGCGTTTCGAAGTCGTACGGCGCTCAGCGTGTACTCAATGACGCAAGCTTGCGTCTTGATGCGGGAAGTCGCGTATGCCTCATGGCTCCCACAGGGTCGGGAAAGACCACGCTTTTGCGCATTGTTCTGGGAATCGAACAGCCCGACGGGGGGATTGTCGTGCGCAAGGGATCGTGCGCGCCGGTGCTTCAGCAGGCAACGCTTGTGGAGCAACTTTCGGCACGCGACAACGTGCTTCTCTGCGCCTCTGCGGCCCATGCCGCGCACTCGGTGGCCGCTGAGCTCGAAGACCTCCTTCCGTACGGCTGCGCCGAGAAGCGCGCGGAGAAGCTGTCAGGTGGCACACGGCGTTTGGTTGAGATTGCGCGGGCCCTGTATGCGCCGGGGGATATGGTCGTTCTCGACGAGCCATTCGCGGGCCTTGATGTGTGCACGCGCGAGCGCGCCTGTGCCTTCATCATGCGCCATCTTGCGGGGCGGGCTCTTGTCGTTGCGACCCACGACGTGAGCGATGCGCGTCTTCTCAACGCAAGCGTCGTCAATTTCTAG